In the genome of Chitinivibrionales bacterium, the window TAATGATTTAATTAAATGTCGCCAAAAGAGTAAATCCTACTCTTAATATTTTGCATGTTCTTCCCTTCGCAGAATCTATATTAGGACAAAAGGAACAAAAACATCTCTGAACCTCGATGGGCTTATTTTATGACAATCAATAGTAAGCGACCAAATCATTCAGACACACACCAAAATGGGAAAGCAAAAAACGAGCGGCTGAGGCAGGTTTCTGAAAAGAAAAAGGAACCATCAAAACCGAGTCTTCATTCCTATCTGGATAAACAGAGCGAAAAGAAAAACCGGTCGATTAAAAATGTTCTCGATGTCGGTGAGTGCAGGAGTTGCGGGAGGAAATTCAATAAATTGATGAGGCTTTGCCCCTACTGCGGCACATTCAATCCCATGGAAGCGACTTATAAGGAACCGTTCTGCCCGGCCTGTGCGGTTAAGCTCGAAAATAAAATTTACCGGGACACCGATCTTCTCGTTTGCCCACTCTGTGCCGGTATGTGGATCGACACCTTCGAATTTCAGGTACTAACCTCCGAGCGGGAAGTCTTTTCCGACTCAAATATCCCCTTTTCCTTTGACAAAAAGCCTTTCGATCCTACACCCCAATCCTATGTCAAATGTGTCCGGTGCAGACGGCTTATGGTCCAGAGTAATTTCAAGAATGTTTCGGGGATTCTCCTTTCCCAGTGCCGGGATCATGGCGTGTGGCTCAATGCAGGAGCACTTACTCAAATCCGAACATTCATTGCCAACGGCGGTCTTCACAAAGCCCACGAAACCGAAATCCGAAAAAATGCCTCCGAAATCGCCTATATCGCCCAGAAAACCCAAAATCTCGAATTCATGCAGAAAATGCTCCACAAATGGTCGCCGAAATTTCTGTTTTTTAACAAATGATGGGGAGGAAGGGAAGAAGATTAAGTGTGATTTGAGACAAAAGACCTGCCCGAGGTGCTATCGGGAGAGTGACAACCATGTGAGAGGCGCCTCTACCCTCTGCCCCCTATCGTCAATTTTTGAGTTCCCGTCATCTTCCACTAATCCGCTCAAGGAATTCTTCTCTTTCTCGGAGTGTTTTTTTAATTTTGTGGATGAGGGCTGTGTCATTTTCATGGGTGGGTTGTTTTTTCAGATTTTTAATTAAAGTATTGTACTTGCTGCTGTCTAAACTTTCGGCAATTTCAACGGCCCGGGATAATTCTTCGGGAACAGAGGGGTACAGTTTTTTGAGGAGGTGGTGAAGGGCCGATGAGTCGGTGGATGGTGAGGGGATATCACGTTCCTGTCTGTCGGTCTCCCTTGCCGGCTGCTTTGTTTCGGTTGCCCCCGGAATAATCGAGGCAATATAAGTGAGTGCAACATATGTCGATGCAAAAAAAATGCCGACAATTACAAACAACCGAAACATACTAATGATAATCCTGTCCGGTATCGATTATGATATTCTCTCACGTTTTTGAAACCGTCACCCTTCGAAGACTGCTCCGCAAGACATCTTCCCACGGTTCTACGATCCTTCCGATATGTTCTACCGGCCATGCGGGCGCCTGCCCGAAAAAGATACAGAAATAATTACCGTGATTGGTATAGGCCAGACCACCGGGAGGAATATTCGACACCGGATTCTCTTCTCCGAGATCCGCGCCGATAGAGCCATACAGCTCCTTGCCCCACCCAACCAGATCGACTGTGCAGGGAAGATGTTCGACAAATCTGTTTGCCGTAACCGTATCAAAAAGCTCTGCCGAGAGTTTTACATGAAGAAAATCTAAAAGTATTGACATGCTCACCTGGTGTTATTCCTTATGTAAAATCGCAATTACTCGTCTTCCTCTGCCTCGGCAGAGGGAACATCCGTCGAACCATGGTACCTTATCCCGTCGTAAGAAGATTATTTCTGTTTGTCCTTTTTGTGATATCCCAGCGACTCGCCGATCATACTGAACCACCTGCCGACCCGGACCCAGCTCGACCGGCGTTCCGACTTTGAACGACGTTCGCTAAAAGTCCGGCGTTCTTTATCCTCTGTTTCGAAATACTCCAGATCATGGGCCTTCCGGCGATCTTCATCATCCCGCCGATCCTGCCTTTCCCGTATGTCATCCGGCATGAGATGCTCCTTGTTGAATATTCGGGGTGGTGGAGTAATAAAATGATGGGAGGATATTTTGCCTTTTATGCCACGACTCCATCACTCTACCACCCCATTTCCTTTTCCATACTTCGAATATATAAAGGGTCTGATCAGAATGCAATGATAAAAGCACGTTTGCTTACGATTTTATTTCCAGTTTCCTGAGGCGAATGTTTTGCGGGGTGACCTCAACGAGTTCATCATCGTTAATGTAGTTGATATAATCCTCGAGCATCATTTCCACAGGAGGAGTAAGAAGGACATTGTCATCCGAGCCCGCGGCGCGCATGTTGGTGAGTCGTTTCCCCTTTGCAGGATTGACAACCAGATCACCTTCCCGGCAATGCTGACCGATAATCTGCCCGCGGTACACTTTGACTCCCGGGCCGACAAACATCTTGCCCCGCTCCTGGAGATTGCAGAGAGCATACGCGACAGTCGTACACGATTCCTTAACCACCAGCACACCATTTTTCCGGTTCTTTATCTCACCGGCAAAGGTATCATAATCATGAAACATATAGTTCATCACTCCCATACCCTTGGTATCGGTCATGAATTCGGACTTATACCCGAGCAATCCGCGGGTGGGGATAATATACTCGAGACGGGCCATGCCGTTTTCCTGATGCATATGGACCATCTTTCCTTTCCGCACCCCCAGTTTCTCGATCACCCCACCCATGTACTTTTCATCGATATCCACGGTCATTTTTTCATAGGGTTCGAGCTGTTTTCCTCCCTCTTTTTTGAAAATGACCTGGGGACGGGAGACCTGAAATTCATATCCTTCCCGGCGCATCCGTTCGATAAGGATCGACAGATGCAACTCCCCCCGTCCCGATACCTTATAGCCGGTTGCCTCCTGAAGCGGTTCGATCTGAAGAGCGACATCACCCAGCACCTCCCGCTCCAGGCGTTCCTGCAGGTGACGGGAGGTGACAAAGGTCCCTTCCTTCCCGGCAAAGGGAGACGAATTGGGGATAAAATTCATCGAAATAGTCGGCGGATCGATCTCCGTGGGCGGCAGGGGGATCGGGTTTTCCGGATCCGTATAGGTAACGCCCACGGTCACTTCGTTCATACCGGCAACGGCCACGATCTCACCCACTCCCGCAGAATCGACCGGAACTTTCCCATCACTCTCAAACCGATAGACTTTGGTTATGCGGGCAGGTTTGATGGAACCGTCACGGAGCGCAACGGCAATTTCTTTACTGGTATTCAGCGTGCCGGAGGTAATTTTTCCGATACCAAGCCGCCCGAGATAAGGAGAATACTCGATCGAGGAGACAAGCATCTGGAGGGGACCTTCGGGATCACCCGTGGGTGCGGGAATATGGGAAAGGATACACTCGAGGAGGGGCTGCATATCGGTGCCGGGCGTCTCGCTCTCCGCCGACGCATGTCCTTCCTTGGCAGATGCGTAGACAATAGGGAAATCGAGGATATGCTCGGGGGCGTCAAGGTTGACAAAGAGATCGAACACCTGATCGACCACCCAATGACTTCGGGCAGCAGGCTTGTCGATCTTGTTGATCACCACAATAATGGGAAGGCTCAAGGCGAGTGCTTTACGAAGCACAAAATAGGTCTGCGGCATGGGACCTTCCTGAGCATCAACCAGCAGCAGGGCCCCGTCGGCCATCTTGAGCACCCGTTCAACCTGACCGCCGAAATCGGCATGCCCCGGTGTATCGATAATATTTATCAGATGATCTTTATAGTTAAAGGCGCCGTTTTTCGACGCTATCGTGATTCCCCGTTCCCGCTCAAGGTCCATCGAATCCATCAACCGCTCCGCCACCACCTGATTGGAGCGAAACATGCCGCTCTGGCGAAAGAGTTGATCAACAAGGGTCGTCTTTCCATGATCCACATGGGCGATTATTGCAACATTTCTAATCCGACTGATATCCATTTGTGTCCGCTTTTCTGTTATCCGTGAGTATTCTGTATAAAAAAGTCCGTTAAAATTACTTTATCTTATAATATAACGCAAAAAAAGCATGTTTATTATGCCCTCGATGCTCAAATTTTGCCCGGAACCGGTTGCTGCGATATTTCCTCAATGATATAATATGTAGAGTAATTTCAAGTTTTTGGGGAGCATAACCGTGTTTTGTAACCGTCGAAAATATAAACGTCATAAAATCAAATGTGATATTAAAGTCCGCATGATGGGCAAGGTAGTGGAAGGCGCGGATTGCATGAATATCAGTCTCGGCGGGATGTGTATCCGGATACCCCATCTCCCGGAGGAAGGTCCTACCGGCCGGGTGTGGATTACCCGGAAATATAAGAAGGATCGGATAGAATTTGAGAGCGATTTCCGGAAAATCTGGAGCCGTCCTGCAGATATCAGCAGCGATGAGACCATGATCGGGATCATTTTCGGCGAGATGCCCCCCGTTCAGCGGGATAATTTATGGAAAATCCTTCAGCAAGAAGAGCGGGGTGGGTAGACACGAATTCGAATTCGAATTTAGGGACGGAGAAAAATATTACATTTTAGAACAGATTCGAATTTGGGGACGGAGGCAAAAATTACATTATAAGCAAAGCCATAGGAATATCGCCGAAAAATGGTCCATTTTTAACCTGGAATTATGAAATTTTCTCGGAAAGAGTGAAAGAAGTATTTGCCGAAATATGCCCTAAATCGGGAGTTTTTCATTCAGCGTCTCTGAAATAATCCTTCCCTTTTGAGAAGATGCGTACACTGCTGAGGGAGAAATATGCAAAAAATCAGCAATATTTCTGGCCGAAAACGCTAATTCCCTATATCCCAGAAAACAAAACAAGTGGCGGGCATCAGCAAAAACTGAATTTCTGCTGGGATAAAGAATACGGTCTGCCGGAACTGCAAGCTTCACGGCTATGTGCATTAATAATTGATCCAGGTCCCAGCCATCCTGATGATATCGTGCAATACGCAATCGCTTATCTTTATCGGCTCTCAGGACCTTTGAGACAAAATCTCTGTCCCCAATAACCCAGCAGCCGACGTCATGATTTTTTAAAATACCATTGTTGCTTTTTCGGATTTCCCTGATAATTTCCGGCTCATCCTTTGCAGCAATGCCTTCCTCGATAAAGGCGGTATATGCTTTGCGGGCAGCATTGATATCTTTACCGAATCTTTTGAGAACAGGTTTGGTATCTTGAAACGACGCTTCGTTATTTCCAAGCAATACCGAATGCCCTGTCCATCGGTAAACATCGAGTTGCCTGATTGTTTTGCATATGCCGGAACGAATTGGATTAAGATGTATATATCTGATGATTTCCTCGACATATTTCTGGTCCTGAGTTACGATAGATTTAAATCGATCCTGGAAAAGATAACCACGACGGCCATATTTCTTGTTATAATACTGCGCGTAATTTGCATTCAGAGGTCGCATGAGCTTATCTAAGAGGATTTCACTTGACCTCAGAAGAAAATGATAATGATTATTCATCAGGGCCCAGGCATAGCATCGATAATCGGCATTTTTTAACCCTGCCGCAAAGTATTTCAGAATGATAATTCGATCGTAATCATCTTTAAATATAGGCATACCATCGATGCCGCGTGCCATAACATGGAAAAATTCTCCGGGCGCATTGAGCCGAGGTTTACGAGACATAGCCAACACCTTTCTTTTTGGAAGAATATAATAATTGTCTCCAACCTCTCGAAATCAAAAAAAATGACGGCGCCTTTCGACACCGCCTCGGGCAAAAGCTCTCAATCACATGCGTTTATTTTTTAATCGTACCCTCCTTTGCTTTTTTAGTTAATTTATCCTTCCAGTTAATCTCGACCTTTTTCCCGGCGCTGCTTTTACCAAGGCTTCTCCTCTTGGCAAGGCTGCCCGGATCCCAGGTCATATAATAAATATCGTTGTATGCATCGGCGTAAATCAGATCCTGCTCTTCGGTTTCGAGAAAGGACAGCACGATCGCATCCATGTCAAGAACCACATCTTCAACTACCTCTACCCCATGATTGCATGATGTATAAGTATGAGTTCCTTCGGGAAGCAGACTGATCGACCAGTATTCCTCGATCGGATAATCATACCCGGCTTCAACCGTCCCGAGATCCATCTCCACGGCAAGCTCATAATAAGAGGATGTACTGAGAACGACAAGCAGTTTCGTGGAAATCGCCCAGTAGTCATAGTACTGCTCTTCATGCGTAAAGAGAAATGCATAATCGTCCCGGTAATCGCCATTGAAATCAGCCTTTACATAACAGGGCAAGTTATAGGAATAACGCGGATAATCCTGATAGTAGAGAAAATTACCGTAGCGAGTCTGACGGGGTGAGAAATACCCCTGGACATGGGGAGCGAGTATCTCCAGGATGGGATCCGGCAGCGAAAGATAGGTATCCACATAAAGAGGAGTATCATCGATAATGATAGTGGTTGTCCCATCCCTTTCGTCTTCGGGCACATAGACCGGGTTCTCATAAACTGCACATCCTCCGAACAAAAACGCCGAAATCAGCGAGATAAGTAAGCGGTATTTCATGAAGTCCTCCTTGGTGATTTGAAATCTTTCCATTTGCCCTTAAAACAAATCAAAAAGCTTGCCAAACATGTAAGTTATTGTTTTAAAAGGAAATACCGGTCATAAGCGGGAAACGGAAGGATGAGAATACTGGGGTGATACGACTCAATATACACAGATTTTGCGCAAGACATCACTGTAAGTCATTTAATTACAAAGGATTATGCATCCCTGCAAAAATCGGGATACTTTTCCCACCGGAGTTTGTTTACTATAATGAATATCGAAGAAGGAAGGAGCTTGAGAAAGGGGACTAAAATCGAATATTTGCCTCCGTCCCTAAATTCGAATCAAATTCAAACCCAATTCACAACCCCTCTATAAACAAACATCCCACCAAAAAACAGAAGAGCCACTCCGCATACAACAAAGAGTACCTTCTGAAAAACATTGCCGAAAAATTTTCCGCCCCGGTATGAGAGGGCCGAAAGGAAATAGAACCAGACAAAATCGCAGAGCCAGTGGACCAGGGCAAACACCGCAAATCCGGTAATACCGAAATCCCGCACCTGATCGATCAGCGCCATACCCACGGTGGCCCACCAGACTAAAAAATAGGGATTACCGATACTCAGGAGCATGCCCTCCCCTACCGGCGACGATACTCTTTCTTTTGGGGCGATCTCGACACTCTTAACAGAGCGGAACAGGTCGACGGCGATGACAAAAAGAAATATCCCCCCCACAAGAAAGGTCGCGGCTTTGATCCAGGAAATGCTGAAAACATGCCCGAACCCTGCAAGAAGGAGTATCATCAGGGGGATTTCAACAATCCCGTGCCCCAGGGAGATCAATGCCCCGGCATGCGGCGACCTGTTCCCCCGCCCGATAACCATGGCAGTCATCGGCCCGGGGGCCATTACCCCCGACATCGAAATAATTACAGTCTGGAAAAGAAAGAGAATAAAAGCCGGCATGAGAGAAACGGAGAATTGGAGCAGTGACGTACTGAATCTATGGAGTAATGGGTAAGAAATGAAAATATTTTTCGTTGCCCACTATTCCATCCCCCCAACTCTTCCCCCCTATTCGTGAACCGTGTAATGGGCCTGAACTTCCCGCGAGCGATCGCGCCGGGGCTGCTTCTGTTGAGCAGCCTTGCGCTGCGACATCTGCTTCATCATACGGAACATAAGCGGCCGCAGAAGACTGTTTGGGCGAAGCATCTCTCTGATAAACTCTCCGGTGGCAAATAAAAACAGAACCGGCATGCCAAACAGTAATTTCAGCGGGGAGCCCCGTAAAATCCCTTTCCGACTCATGTTAAACAAAAAACTTCGCATGATATGTATTCCTTTGATTGTGATGAACTGGAGTAATGGAGCAATGGAGTGATGGAGTAATGGGCATCCTCTCCTCCTTCCTGCATGTACCAATTACGGCTCTATACCTGGTGTATTAAATATAATATGTTGTTGAGGCGAAGGTTGAGGCAGAGGGAGAAGAAGTAGAGATAGGTGACAAAAGACCTAGTCCCGAGGCGCTATCGGGAGAGCGACAACGATGTGAGAGAGGGAAAAAATTGCAGGAGGAGCATTTGCTGAGTCCATTCGCCCTTTGTTGTGTGGACGGTACTTCAGTGCCGGACGTCTCCATTCGCTCCCTGGTGTGTGGACGGTACGCTTCGCCTTTCGGCCTTCAACTTCGAGCTTTCATGTCATCATCAGGGGAAGGCTGTACTACCGGCATTGTCTTGTTAAAGGAGAGATAAAAGTAATTCCCCTCTTTATCGGCATCGGCCCAGATCTTGCCGTAGTGAGCATCTACCACCATTTTACAGAAGAAGAGTCCAAGGCCTTTGGAATATTGCGACCGGGTGCCGTCAAGGCGGGCGTATTTTTCAAAGAGTGTCGCCCGCTGCTCCGAGGGAATCGGCGTTCCTGTGTTGTAAAAACAGATCAATGCTTTCTCTCCCTCATCTTTAACGGAAACCGAAACCTTCCCGCCTCTGGGAACATATTTCGCCGCATTGGAGAAGATATTCTGAATGACCCGCTCGAACAGATAGGGATCGACTTCAAAGGTAACGCGCTGTGAAGGCGGGATAAAATGTATGGTAATGTTCTTCTCTTCAAAGAGAACATTGTGTCTGAATTTTTCAACGAGGCCCGCAAGATGTTCATGGCCGATATTCTGAATATTGAGCACAAGCTTGCCGTCCTCCATCTTCCCCACATCCAGGAGGTTCGACGACAAGCTGACAATGTCAATGCATGATTCCTCTACCAGCGAGATGGAACGCTGCAAGCGGTGGTCGCCCCGCAACCGCCGTCCAAACAGGCGAATATGACCGTCAATACCGGCAACATAATTCTTGATATCATGCACCACCGTGCCGGTCAGTAACCCTTTCATGCGTTCCGATTCCACCAGTTTTAAATTGGATTCCTCGAGCTGTTTGTGCTTGTCCAGAACATTGCTTGTCTGCTCTTTCACCCGCTGCTCCAACGACCGGTTCAGCTTTTTGTAATCCTCCATTAGATACGCGTTTTCAACAAGGATACTCGCCTGTGCCGCGAGCATCTCGCTGATCCGCTTTACCTGCTCAGTAAAGA includes:
- the typA gene encoding translational GTPase TypA; translation: MSRIRNVAIIAHVDHGKTTLVDQLFRQSGMFRSNQVVAERLMDSMDLERERGITIASKNGAFNYKDHLINIIDTPGHADFGGQVERVLKMADGALLLVDAQEGPMPQTYFVLRKALALSLPIIVVINKIDKPAARSHWVVDQVFDLFVNLDAPEHILDFPIVYASAKEGHASAESETPGTDMQPLLECILSHIPAPTGDPEGPLQMLVSSIEYSPYLGRLGIGKITSGTLNTSKEIAVALRDGSIKPARITKVYRFESDGKVPVDSAGVGEIVAVAGMNEVTVGVTYTDPENPIPLPPTEIDPPTISMNFIPNSSPFAGKEGTFVTSRHLQERLEREVLGDVALQIEPLQEATGYKVSGRGELHLSILIERMRREGYEFQVSRPQVIFKKEGGKQLEPYEKMTVDIDEKYMGGVIEKLGVRKGKMVHMHQENGMARLEYIIPTRGLLGYKSEFMTDTKGMGVMNYMFHDYDTFAGEIKNRKNGVLVVKESCTTVAYALCNLQERGKMFVGPGVKVYRGQIIGQHCREGDLVVNPAKGKRLTNMRAAGSDDNVLLTPPVEMMLEDYINYINDDELVEVTPQNIRLRKLEIKS